Proteins encoded together in one Solanum lycopersicum chromosome 7, SLM_r2.1 window:
- the LOC101245773 gene encoding metaxin-related protein (The RefSeq protein has 1 substitution compared to this genomic sequence), with amino-acid sequence MEEANEREKLTLVTRKSCFGLPTSCPNCLPVYVYLKFSATPFDLDFNLNNPDSDQIPYVESGTYVAYNNEKGGVIRSLSEDGFVDLDSQVRGIPEWISAKAMVDSWLADATIYELWVGSDGTSAHKIYYSDLPWPLGKILYLKQVHVVKQILGITKENAERREEEIYRNANDAFSALSTRLGEQAYFFENRPTSLDAVFLGHALFTLYALPETSVLRSKLLEHDNLVRYTEKYKSELVDSSGSSSSGTHSQSDPSSSVPRRPSQWSSKPKSKPKREKTEEEKKFRRRAKYFLVTQLVAVLVFLSLLGGSDAAEVELDEDDDGADYD; translated from the exons ATGGAAGAAGCAAATGAGAGAGAGAAACTGACACTTGTGACCCGAAAATCCTGTTTCGGACTACCCACTTCTTGCCCTAACTGTTTACCTGTTTACGTTTACCTCAAATTCTCCGCAACTCCATTTGATTTGGATTTCAATCTCAATAACCCTGATTCTG ATCAAATACCTTATGTCGAATCTGGTACATACGTAGCCTTCAACAATGAGAAGGGTGGAGTTATCCGCAGTTTAAGTGAAGATGGTTTTGTTGATTTGGACTCTCAAGTCCGTGGTATACCTGAATGGATATCAGCAAAGGCTATGGTTGATTCATGGCTTGCAGATGCCACTATTTATGAACTCTGGGTGGGTTCTGACGGAACTTCCGCACACAAGATTTACTATTCAGATCTCCCGTGGCCACTTGGAAAAATCTTGTACTTAAAGCAAGTTCATGTTGTGAAACAAATTCTTGGTATTACAAAAGAAAATGCTGAAAGAAGAGAGGAAGAG ATTTACAGGAATGCCAATGATGCCTTTAGTGCTTTATCAACTAGATTAGGGGAGCAGGCCTATTTCTTCGAAAACAG GCCGACAAGTTTGGATGCAGTTTTCCTCGGTCATGCACTTTTTACACTGTATGCATTGCCT GAAACTTCAGTGCTCCGAAGCAAGCTCTTGGAACATGATAATCTTGTAAGATACACTGAGAAGTATAAAAGTGAACTGGTAGATTCTAGCGGATCATCATCTTCCGGTACACATTCCCAGAGTGATCCTTCTTCATCTGTGCCAAGGCGTCCTTCACAATGGA GTTCGAAACCCAAAAGCAAGCCTAAGAGGGAAAAAACTGAGGAAGAGAAAAAGTTCCGTAGAAGGGCTAAATATTTTCTGGTCACTCAGCTAGTTGCAGTTTTAGTTTTCCTCTCTCTCCTTGGAGGATCTGATGCTGCTGAAGTGGAgcttgatgaagatgatgatggtGCGGATTATGATTGA
- the LOC101246068 gene encoding 60S acidic ribosomal protein P3-like (The RefSeq protein has 1 non-frameshifting indel compared to this genomic sequence), translating to MGVFTFVCKGSGDEWSAKQLKGDLEASASCTYDLQRKLVKAALASDSSGGVQSSFSFVTPSSAVFQVIIGGGGGGGFIGGGAAAAAPSGGGAAAEAAPAEEKKEEKEESDDDMGFSLFD from the exons ATGGGAGTTTTCACCTTCGTTTGCAAAGGTTCAGGAGACGAATGGAGTGCTAAGCAACTCAAGGGTGATCTAGAAGCATCTGCTTCTTGTACCTATGATCTTCAACGCAAGCTTGTTAAAGCTGCTCTTGCTTCTGACTCTTCTGGTGGTGTTCAGTCATCATTCTCCTTTGTTACACCTTCTTCTGCTGTTTTCCAG GTGATcattggtggtggtggtggtggcgGCGGTTTCATTGGTGGTggagcagcagcagcagctcctTCAGGTGGTGGAGCAGCTGCAGAAGCAGCTCCAGCTGAGGAGAAGAaggaagagaaagaagagagtgaCGACGATATGGGATTCTCACTCTTCGATTAG
- the LOC101246358 gene encoding cytochrome b561 and DOMON domain-containing protein At5g47530: MSPSFLVFFFSNSIFVLSLFSSTIHAHRCTQDFLFETHSRNLTLCKRYKHRNGVEFGWKVENTTTNILKVLVGARLDSKTGWLAWGLNLGPEPRMVGTQALIGIKQTNGSFLGNTYNVTQYIKIGCNLLPTPIDLNVTNLIFGRLGHIQYHTIEATIYLPQTVNISRINHVWQVGKVAIGMEPKIHEKTIRNYDSTETIDLQTGTSISIRSARRHQARVAHGIFSIIGWGTILPIGVIIARYFKKGPIHWNEHDQWKHAHKTCQACGYILGATGWVIGIWLGNYSKYYSFPKHGAYGICIFTFATLQTLALRLKPHTNDELRTYWSMYHLSLGYALLIVICVNIFKGIKILQEEETWKPTYIAIISSIVFIFFVFEITNWIKHKVDQLTTSKQIS; this comes from the exons ATGTCTCCatcttttttagtattttttttctcaaactcaatctttgttttatctttattttcatcGACAATTCATGCCCATCGTTGCACTCAGGATTTCTTATTTGAAACCCATAGTAGAAATCTAACATTATGCAAGAGATACAAACATAGGAATGGAGTTGAATTTGGATGGAAAGTCGAAAACACGACGACTAATATTCTCAAG GTGTTGGTGGGAGCAAGATTAGATAGTAAAACCGGATGGTTAGCTTGGGGTTTGAACTTAGGACCAGAACCAAGAATGGTAGGGACTCAAGCACTTATTGGCATCAAACAAACAAATGGTTCATTTCTTGGTAACACATACAATGTCacacaatatattaaaatagggTGCAATCTTTTAccaactccaattgatttaaatgTAACCAATTTGATATTTGGTCGTCTTGGTCATATTCAATATCACACCATAGAAGCCACTATATATCTTCCTCAAACAGTTAATATTTCAAGAATTAATCATGTTTGGCAAGTTGGAAAAGTTGCAATTGGAATGGaaccaaaaattcatgaaaaaacaATCAGAAATTATGATAGCACAGAGACCATTGATTTGCAGACTGGCACATCTATAAGCATTAGATCTGCTAGACGCCATCAAGCAAGAGTT GCTCATGGAATATTTAGCATTATAGGTTGGGGTACAATACTACCTATTGGGGTGATAATAGCTAggtatttcaaaaagggaccaATACATTGGAATGAACATGATCAATGGAAACATGCTCATAAGACATGCCAAGCATGTGGATATATTTTGGGTGCAACTGGTTGGGTAATTGGCATTTGGCTTGGAAATTATTCCAAATATTACTCTTTTCCCAAACATGGAGCTTATGGTATTTGCATCTTCACATTTGCCACCCTACAA ACATTGGCACTAAGATTAAAGCCCCACACCAATGATGAACTTCGCACATATTGGAGTATGTATCATCTTTCTCTTGGCTATGCATTGTTGATTGTGATTTGTGTTAACATATTCAAAGGCATCAAAATATTGCAAGAAGAAGAGACATGGAAACCTACCTACATTgctattatttcttctattgttttcATCTTCTTTGTCTTTGAAATTACCAATTGGATCAAACACAAAGTTGATCAATTGACAACTTCCAAACAAATAAGCTAG